Proteins encoded in a region of the Alosa sapidissima isolate fAloSap1 chromosome 19, fAloSap1.pri, whole genome shotgun sequence genome:
- the tmem30b gene encoding cell cycle control protein 50B — protein sequence MKKGGETLNRPDNTAFTQQRLPAWQPMLSAGIVIPGFVVIGLAFIGVGVALFVTSQNIQTLERDYTGVDQSSEHNCFQCLDVKNCICALNFTLSKQFEGPVFFYYGLSNFFQNHRKYGVSRDDHQLFGDTSYFTSPDDTCSPYKYDSRNRPIVPCGSVANSMFNDTFSLYQLVGGQKKQVPFDGKGIAWWTDYNLKYKNPSKVNGSLANAFTGTVQPLNWPRPVYELDTSDPSNNGFLNQDFLVWMRRAALPDFRKLYRRITEGDYADGLPSGNYSLEINYNYPVRDFGGRKKVFFSNVSWMGGKNQFLGIAYLVIGSLCIIMSLVMLIAYAKYRFDDEDS from the exons ATGAAGAAGGGAGGGGAGACACTGAACAGGCCGGACAACACCGCTTTTACCCAGCAAAGGCTTCCGGCATGGCAGCCTATGCTGTCGGCTGGCATTGTCATCCCTGGCTTTGTGGTTATTGGTCTGGCCTTCATTGGTGTTGGAGTGGCTCTGTTTGTTACATCACAGAACATCCAAACACTGGAG AGGGACTACACTGGCGTTGACCAAAGCTCAGAACACAACTGCTTTCAGTGTCTGGATGTAAAAAATTGCATATGTGCTCTTAATTTCACACTCTCAAAGCAGTTTGAG GGGCCTGTGTTCTTCTATTATGGTTTATCAAATTTCTTCCAAAACCATCGTAAATATGGCGTCTCCAGAGATGACCACCAACTTTTTGGGGATACATCTTACTTCACT AGCCCTGATGATACTTGTTCCCCATATAAGTATGATTCCAGAAACAGGCCGATTGTCCCATGTGGATCGGTAGCCAACAGCATGTTCAACG ACACATTCAGCCTCTATCAGTTAGTGGGAGGGCAGAAAAAACAAGTTCCATTTGACGGGAAAGGCATCGCATGGTGGACTGATTACAACCTCAAATACAAAAACCCCTCCAAAGTGAATGGTTCTCTGGCAAATGCTTTCACTG GTACCGTACAACCGCTGAACTGGCCCAGACCAGTCTATGAGCTGGACACCTCCGACCCATCCAACAATGGCTTCTTGAACCAGGACTTCCTTGTATGGATGAGAAGAGCAGCCTTGCCTGATTTTAGAAAGCTGTACCGTAGAATAACTGAGGGGGACTATGCTGATGGACTGCCCTCTGGGAACTACTCACTAGAGATCAACTACA ATTACCCTGTACGTGACTTTGGTGGCCGTAAGAAGGTGTTCTTCAGCAACGTTTCCTGGATGGGTGGCAAGAACCAGTTCTTGGGCATTGCCTACCTGGTGATTGGTTCTCTCTGCATCATCATGTCACTGGTCATGCTCATTGCCTATGCCAAGTACAGATTTGATGATGAGGACTCTTAA
- the fsip1 gene encoding fibrous sheath-interacting protein 1 isoform X3: MDITRGSLEDISRPASSDRTRIGSRVSTASLGEGGRIIRASPTSLEVLSSYTIEEQVHTMVFEAKSFAENISDEDAPGDLLPSETSQTDGSDEENDDPELQKAIKKMKRLDKILAQKVSKEKEVKKKGRELSQKLWRELQELPTKGGRKDVIENTKLFLALTSSTSNESNVELDVVPVFRTQIPEKEYPSQKCVEGECKNSDSATEPSEVDQEQDKEGKADSSRQTGDATGKQAQNFVTKNIELASSGHHVPMTLDEKQRLCELLQDIDNESEDHCSTVADHEGTASMCTTSIRLGEGYTPEPSELDQLVQIDSRLHTLLPREDFLSVRSPYPDHNLPQFHRPLCHPHYSSVCAITTPAFVPSLLQRLCHPHYSSLCAIHTTPAFVPSTLLQRLCHPHYSSVCAIHTTPAFQSSGTPEMEPFENNAVCPVFI; this comes from the exons ATGGATATAACGAGGGGCAGCTTGGAAGATATTTCCCGTCCTGCCTCGAGTGATCGTACCCGTATTGGAAGTCGTGTATCAACAGCATCTTTAGGCGAAGGTGGCAGAATTATCCGTGCAAGTCCCACGTCCCTGGAAGTACTTAGTTCTTATACCATAGAAGAACAG GTTCACACAATGGTCTTTGAAGCTAAAAGCTTTGCAGAAAACATTTCTGATGAAGATGCCCCAGGTGACCTTCTCCCTTCAG AGACGTCTCAGACAGACGGTTCGGATGAAGAGAATGATGATCCAGAGTTGCAGAAGGCTATTAAGAAGATGAAGAGACTGGACAAAATCCTAGCCCAGAAGGTCTCCAAAGAAAaggaagtgaaaaagaaagggcGAGAGCTTTCTCAAAAACTATGGCGGGAGCTGCAG GAACTCCCAACAAAAGGTGGGCGCAAGGATGTTATTGAAAACACAAAGTTGTTTTTGGCCCTGACATCCTCTACAT CCAATGAATCCAATGTTGAGCTGGACGTTGTTCCCGTCTTTAGGACTCAGATTCCTGAAAAAGAGTATCCCAGTCAGAAATGTGTGGAAG GTGAGTGTAAGAACAGTGACTCAGCAACAGAGCCATCTGAAGTGGATCAGGAGCAGGACAAAGAGGGCAAAGCAGACAGCAGCAGACAGACGGGGGACGCcacaggcaagcaggcacagAACTTTGTGACAAAAAACATTGAG CTGGCAAGCTCTGGCCACCACGTGCCCATGACACTGGACGAGAAGCAGAGGCTCTGTGAACTGCTCCAGGACATCGACAACGAGAGCGAAGACCACTGCAGCACTGTTGCCGACCACGAG GGGACGGCATCTATGTGTACCACGTCAATCCGACTGGGCGAGGGCTACACTCCGGAACCTTCTGAACTGGATCAGCTCGTCCAAATTGATTCCAGACTGCACACCTTGCTCCCTCGCGAAGACTTCCTGTCTGTGCGAAGCCCCTACCCTGACCACAACTTGCCCCAG TTCCACAGACCTTTGTGCCATCCACACTACTCCAGCGTTTGTGCCATCACTACTCCAGCGTTTGTGCCATCACTACTCCAGCGTTTGTGCCATCCACACTACTCCAGCCTTTGTGCCATCCACACTACTCCAGCCTTTGTGCCATCCACACTACTCCAGCGTTTGTGCCATCCACACTACTCCAGCGTTTGTGCCATTCACACTACTCCAGCGTTTCAGAGCTCCGGAACTCCTGAGATGGAACCATTTGAAAACAACGCTGTCTGCCCTGTATTCATTTGA